A genomic window from Leptolyngbya sp. BL0902 includes:
- the rplO gene encoding 50S ribosomal protein L15, translating into MRINDAQPQPGSKRRRRRVGRGISAGQGASCGFGMRGQKSRSGSGTRPGFEGGQMPLYRRIPKLKHFPLVNQKQYTIINLKSLTDLAAGTEVTLDSLLDAGILTTNDGPLKILGDGEVSVALNVKAAAFTQSAKTKIEAAGGTCEVVG; encoded by the coding sequence ATGAGAATTAACGACGCACAACCCCAACCTGGCTCTAAGCGCCGCCGTCGCCGGGTAGGCCGGGGTATCTCGGCGGGCCAAGGGGCAAGCTGTGGGTTTGGGATGCGGGGTCAAAAATCCCGCTCTGGTAGCGGCACCCGCCCCGGCTTTGAGGGTGGTCAAATGCCCCTCTATCGCCGGATTCCCAAGCTGAAGCACTTCCCCTTGGTGAACCAAAAGCAGTACACCATCATCAACCTGAAGTCTCTGACCGATCTGGCAGCGGGTACGGAAGTGACTCTGGATTCCCTTCTGGATGCGGGTATCCTTACCACCAACGACGGGCCTCTGAAAATCTTGGGTGATGGCGAAGTGTCCGTGGCGCTGAATGTGAAAGCAGCGGCCTTTACCCAATCTGCCAAGACCAAGATTGAAGCGGCAGGCGGCACCTGCGAAGTGGTGGGTTAG
- the rplV gene encoding 50S ribosomal protein L22, producing MAVDTSEQVKAVAKYVRMSPRKVRRVLDQIRGKSYRDALIILEFMPYKACEPIIKVLRSAVANAEHNNGLDPASLVISEAFADAGPTLRRFRPRAQGRAYQIRKPTCHITIAVAPAVE from the coding sequence ATGGCTGTAGATACCTCCGAGCAGGTTAAGGCAGTAGCCAAATATGTCCGGATGTCGCCCCGCAAAGTTCGTCGGGTGCTCGACCAAATCCGGGGCAAAAGCTACCGAGACGCGCTGATTATCCTGGAGTTCATGCCCTACAAGGCCTGTGAACCTATCATCAAGGTGCTGCGGTCGGCGGTGGCCAACGCTGAGCACAACAATGGCCTCGATCCGGCGAGCCTGGTGATTAGCGAAGCCTTTGCGGATGCAGGCCCAACCCTGCGCCGCTTCCGCCCCAGAGCCCAAGGTCGGGCTTACCAAATCCGTAAGCCCACCTGTCACATCACCATCGCCGTTGCTCCGGCGGTTGAGTAG
- the infA gene encoding translation initiation factor IF-1, translating into MSKQDLIEMEGTVTESLPNAMFRVDLDNGFNVLAHISGKIRRNYIKILPGDRVKVELTPYDLTKGRITYRLRKK; encoded by the coding sequence TTGTCTAAGCAGGATCTCATTGAAATGGAAGGCACCGTGACGGAGTCCTTGCCGAACGCCATGTTTCGGGTGGATCTCGACAATGGCTTTAACGTCTTAGCCCACATTTCCGGCAAAATTCGCCGTAATTACATCAAAATCCTGCCTGGAGACCGTGTGAAGGTGGAACTTACCCCCTACGACTTGACCAAAGGCCGCATTACGTACCGTCTTCGCAAAAAGTAG
- the rpsQ gene encoding 30S ribosomal protein S17, with amino-acid sequence MAVKERVGTVVSNKMDKTVVVAVESRSAHPKYGKIVVSTKRYKAHDEDNTCQEGDRVRILETRPLSRTKRWVVADIVNRAADA; translated from the coding sequence ATGGCGGTTAAAGAACGAGTAGGAACGGTAGTGAGCAACAAGATGGATAAAACCGTCGTCGTTGCCGTGGAAAGCCGCTCCGCCCATCCCAAGTACGGGAAAATTGTGGTTAGCACCAAGCGCTACAAAGCCCACGACGAAGACAATACCTGCCAAGAGGGCGACCGTGTTCGCATTCTTGAAACCCGTCCCCTGAGTCGGACGAAGCGCTGGGTCGTGGCTGACATTGTTAACAGAGCGGCAGACGCCTAG
- the rpsS gene encoding 30S ribosomal protein S19: MSRSLKKGPFVADHLLSKVEALNAKGDKQVIKTWSRASTILPQMIGHTIAVHNGRQHVPVYVTEQMVGHKLGEFAPTRTFRGHAKSDKKARR; the protein is encoded by the coding sequence ATGTCGCGCTCGTTAAAAAAAGGGCCTTTCGTGGCTGACCACTTACTCTCAAAAGTTGAAGCCCTCAATGCGAAGGGCGACAAGCAGGTGATTAAGACCTGGTCGCGGGCTTCGACGATTCTGCCCCAAATGATTGGGCATACCATCGCCGTCCACAACGGTCGCCAGCACGTTCCCGTCTACGTGACCGAGCAAATGGTGGGTCACAAACTGGGTGAGTTCGCCCCCACGCGAACCTTCCGGGGCCATGCCAAAAGTGATAAAAAAGCCCGTCGTTAG
- the rpmC gene encoding 50S ribosomal protein L29, with translation MALPKIKEARSLSDAELLEAIVEAKRDLFQLRFKKATRQLTKEVHQFKHTRHRLAQLMTVQRERELAAAQAAEATSATAESVSA, from the coding sequence ATGGCACTACCCAAGATTAAAGAGGCGCGAAGCCTGAGTGATGCTGAACTGCTAGAGGCCATCGTTGAAGCCAAGCGCGATCTGTTCCAGCTTCGGTTTAAAAAGGCCACTCGTCAGCTGACTAAGGAAGTTCATCAATTTAAGCACACGCGTCATCGCCTAGCTCAGTTGATGACGGTGCAACGGGAGCGGGAACTAGCCGCCGCTCAAGCTGCCGAGGCGACTTCGGCCACAGCAGAATCGGTATCAGCATAG
- the rpsH gene encoding 30S ribosomal protein S8, giving the protein MAANDTIADMLTRIRNANLARHQTVNIPSTRMTRSIAKVLKEEGFITDYSEATEDDRPQLVIALKYKGKTRQPIIRNLTRVSKPGLRVYSNRKELPRVLGGIGIAIISTSSGIMTDRDARRQGIGGEVLCYVW; this is encoded by the coding sequence ATGGCTGCTAACGACACAATTGCGGATATGCTGACTCGCATTCGGAATGCGAACTTGGCGCGGCACCAAACCGTGAATATTCCCTCGACCCGGATGACTCGGAGTATTGCCAAGGTACTCAAGGAAGAAGGATTTATCACCGATTACTCTGAGGCGACTGAAGATGATCGGCCCCAGTTGGTGATTGCCCTGAAGTACAAAGGTAAAACTCGTCAGCCCATTATTCGCAACCTAACGCGTGTTAGCAAGCCTGGTCTGCGGGTGTATTCCAACCGGAAAGAACTGCCTCGGGTGCTGGGGGGCATCGGGATTGCGATCATTTCTACCTCCAGCGGCATCATGACCGACCGCGACGCCCGTCGCCAAGGGATTGGCGGTGAAGTGCTCTGCTACGTTTGGTAG
- a CDS encoding adenylate kinase, protein MTRLIFLGPPGAGKGTQALKIASEAGVPHISTGDILRAAVAEGSDLGQKAQQYMSAGELVPDELILDLIKERLSQDDAQVGWVLDGFPRNVPQAEFLGQLLEQIEQPADFVVNLDVTDEVIVSRLLKRGRADDEESVIRHRLEVYRQQTEPLIDFYRSRQQLVSVDGNQPMEAVYASLQQVIAA, encoded by the coding sequence GTGACTCGACTCATTTTCTTGGGGCCACCGGGGGCTGGTAAAGGAACTCAGGCGCTGAAAATTGCGTCGGAGGCTGGCGTTCCCCATATTTCAACGGGAGATATTCTCCGTGCGGCGGTGGCTGAAGGATCCGACTTGGGCCAAAAAGCACAGCAATATATGAGTGCTGGGGAATTAGTTCCCGATGAGCTCATCCTGGATTTGATCAAAGAACGCCTCAGCCAAGACGATGCCCAGGTGGGTTGGGTTTTGGATGGCTTCCCTCGCAACGTCCCTCAGGCGGAATTTTTGGGCCAGTTGCTTGAGCAAATTGAGCAGCCCGCTGATTTCGTGGTTAACCTGGATGTGACCGATGAGGTCATTGTGTCTCGCTTGCTCAAGCGGGGTCGGGCTGACGATGAGGAGTCGGTGATTCGCCATCGATTAGAAGTCTATCGTCAGCAAACTGAGCCGCTAATTGATTTCTATCGCAGCCGCCAGCAACTGGTTTCGGTAGATGGCAATCAGCCCATGGAAGCGGTTTACGCTTCTCTTCAGCAGGTGATTGCCGCTTAA
- the secY gene encoding preprotein translocase subunit SecY gives MVVNRGKTPSAQETFMQMAQAAGLRSRLLVTLGLLLLVRLGIFIPVPGIDRQAFAASIQSGSLGGVVGFLDIFVGGGLSALGIFALGILPFINASIIIQLLTAALPALEDLQKNEGEAGRRKISQITRYVALGWAILQSTLLSSFLLYQFAREPGIPFVFETVVALTAGSMFVMWAGELITERGIGNGASLLIFLNIVSTLPRSLGQTVELAQSGDRNIVGGIIILMITFLAMIVGIVFVQEGTRRIPIISAKRQVGRKMYLEQSNYLPLRLNQGGVMPIIFASAVLVLPISVTQYVTNPAFNRFVSNYFNPTSLLYVVVYLLLILFFSYFYSSLVINPEDLSRNLKKMGASIPGIRPGKATTDYISRILNRLTFLGAIFLGLVAVVPSAVESLTRIPTFRGFGATSLLILVGVAIDTAKQIQTYVISQRYEGMVKQ, from the coding sequence ATGGTCGTTAATCGGGGTAAAACTCCAAGCGCTCAGGAAACCTTTATGCAGATGGCCCAAGCCGCTGGCTTGCGTAGTCGTCTATTGGTTACTCTGGGGCTTTTGCTCTTAGTTAGATTGGGGATTTTTATCCCGGTTCCCGGTATTGATCGGCAGGCCTTTGCGGCGTCCATCCAATCAGGAAGTCTGGGCGGAGTTGTCGGATTCCTCGACATCTTTGTGGGTGGCGGTCTATCTGCCCTAGGCATTTTTGCCCTGGGCATTTTGCCGTTCATTAATGCGTCCATCATTATTCAGTTGTTGACGGCAGCGCTCCCAGCTCTGGAAGACCTACAGAAGAATGAAGGGGAAGCAGGACGCCGGAAAATCTCTCAGATCACCCGCTACGTGGCTCTGGGGTGGGCGATTCTGCAAAGTACCCTGCTGTCCTCCTTCCTGCTCTACCAATTTGCGAGAGAGCCCGGTATTCCCTTCGTCTTTGAGACGGTCGTGGCCCTCACGGCTGGATCGATGTTTGTCATGTGGGCTGGGGAACTGATTACCGAGCGCGGTATCGGCAACGGTGCTTCGCTGCTGATTTTCCTGAACATTGTGTCCACCCTGCCCCGATCCCTAGGGCAAACCGTTGAGCTAGCTCAAAGCGGAGATCGCAACATCGTCGGCGGTATCATCATCCTGATGATTACCTTCCTGGCCATGATTGTTGGGATTGTGTTTGTTCAGGAGGGCACTCGCCGGATCCCCATCATTTCCGCTAAGCGCCAGGTGGGACGGAAAATGTACCTGGAGCAGAGCAACTACCTGCCCCTCCGGCTTAACCAGGGTGGGGTGATGCCAATTATTTTTGCATCGGCGGTTCTGGTGTTGCCTATTTCGGTCACGCAGTACGTTACCAATCCAGCCTTCAACCGCTTTGTTAGTAACTACTTCAATCCGACCTCCTTGCTCTACGTGGTGGTTTACCTGCTGTTGATTTTGTTCTTCAGCTACTTCTATTCTTCTCTGGTGATTAATCCTGAGGATTTGTCCCGCAACCTGAAGAAAATGGGGGCCAGCATCCCAGGTATTCGCCCTGGTAAGGCTACGACGGATTACATCAGCCGCATCCTGAATCGCCTAACCTTCCTGGGGGCCATTTTCTTGGGATTAGTTGCGGTTGTCCCCAGTGCCGTTGAGAGTCTGACTCGTATTCCTACCTTCCGTGGCTTTGGTGCAACGTCTCTACTGATTTTGGTGGGGGTTGCCATTGATACGGCCAAGCAAATTCAGACCTATGTCATTTCCCAACGCTACGAAGGAATGGTGAAACAATAG
- the rplX gene encoding 50S ribosomal protein L24 translates to MHVRKGDTVQVIAGRDRGKVGEILAVNPKKSQVIVQGVNIRTKHVKPQQEGESGQIVTQEAPIHSSNVMLYSEKEKVASRIAYTFDKDGRKVRMLKKTGEIID, encoded by the coding sequence ATGCATGTCCGCAAGGGCGACACCGTGCAGGTGATTGCCGGACGTGACCGGGGCAAGGTGGGGGAAATCCTAGCCGTAAACCCCAAGAAAAGCCAGGTGATTGTGCAGGGCGTCAACATTCGCACCAAGCACGTTAAGCCTCAACAAGAGGGTGAGTCTGGCCAGATTGTGACCCAAGAAGCGCCCATCCACAGCTCCAATGTGATGCTGTATTCCGAGAAGGAAAAGGTCGCCAGCCGCATCGCCTACACCTTTGATAAAGACGGTCGTAAGGTGCGGATGCTGAAAAAAACAGGCGAAATCATCGACTAG
- the rplF gene encoding 50S ribosomal protein L6: MSRIGKRPIPIPAKVSITIDGRDVQVKGPKGELSRTLPTGVVILQEGDTVLVNRVDDSRLARERHGLCRTLVANMVEGVANGYQKRLEIQGIGYRAQVQGRNLNLSLGYSHPVVFEPPAGIEFAVENNTNVIISGIDKELVGNIAASIRASRPPEPYKGKGVRYAGEQVRRKAGKSGKK; encoded by the coding sequence ATGTCACGTATTGGCAAACGGCCAATTCCTATTCCGGCTAAGGTGTCAATTACGATTGACGGCCGGGATGTTCAGGTGAAAGGGCCAAAGGGCGAACTGTCCCGCACCCTGCCTACCGGGGTGGTTATCCTTCAGGAGGGTGACACGGTTCTGGTGAATCGTGTGGATGATTCTCGGCTGGCACGGGAGCGTCATGGTTTGTGCCGCACCCTGGTGGCGAACATGGTTGAAGGGGTGGCTAACGGCTACCAAAAGCGCCTGGAAATCCAGGGGATTGGGTATCGGGCTCAGGTTCAAGGCCGCAATCTCAACCTGAGCTTGGGCTACAGCCATCCGGTGGTGTTTGAGCCCCCTGCTGGCATTGAGTTCGCCGTTGAAAACAACACGAACGTCATCATCAGCGGCATTGACAAAGAGCTGGTGGGAAACATCGCTGCCAGTATTCGGGCTAGCCGTCCCCCTGAGCCCTATAAGGGCAAGGGCGTTCGCTATGCCGGGGAACAGGTTCGACGTAAGGCTGGGAAGTCAGGTAAGAAGTAA
- the rplP gene encoding 50S ribosomal protein L16, translating to MLSPKRTKFRKHHRGRMRGMAQRGSDISFGDFALQATEPCWLTSRQIEAARRAMTRYVRRGGKIWIRVFPDKPVTMRPAETRMGSGKGNPEYWVAVVKPGRIVFEIAGVPEATAREAMRLAAFKLPFKTKFIVRDSKEA from the coding sequence ATGCTTAGTCCAAAACGAACAAAATTTCGCAAGCATCACCGTGGCCGTATGCGCGGAATGGCCCAGCGGGGCAGCGACATCAGCTTTGGGGATTTCGCCCTTCAGGCCACTGAACCCTGCTGGTTGACCTCTCGCCAGATTGAGGCCGCCCGTCGAGCCATGACCCGCTATGTCCGCCGGGGTGGGAAAATCTGGATCCGAGTGTTCCCCGATAAGCCTGTCACCATGCGCCCTGCGGAAACCCGGATGGGCTCCGGTAAAGGGAACCCCGAATACTGGGTGGCGGTGGTGAAGCCCGGTCGGATTGTCTTTGAAATTGCTGGAGTGCCTGAGGCAACGGCCCGTGAAGCCATGCGACTGGCGGCCTTCAAGCTTCCCTTCAAGACCAAGTTTATTGTTCGAGACAGCAAGGAGGCCTAG
- the rplN gene encoding 50S ribosomal protein L14 codes for MIQQETYLNVADNSGARKLMCIRVLGGNRRYAGVGDVIIAVVKDAIPNMAVKKSDVVRAVVVRTKKGLRRTSGMSIRFDDNAAVIINQDGNPKGTRVFGPVARELRDKNFTKIVSLAPEVL; via the coding sequence ATGATTCAGCAAGAAACCTATCTCAATGTGGCCGACAACAGCGGCGCTCGTAAGTTGATGTGTATCCGGGTTCTGGGCGGCAACCGTCGCTACGCCGGAGTGGGCGATGTGATCATCGCCGTTGTGAAAGATGCCATCCCCAACATGGCCGTGAAGAAGTCTGACGTGGTTCGGGCCGTGGTGGTTCGCACCAAGAAAGGGCTCCGTCGCACCAGCGGCATGAGCATTCGCTTCGATGACAACGCAGCGGTGATCATCAACCAAGACGGCAACCCCAAAGGAACGCGGGTGTTTGGCCCCGTAGCGCGGGAACTGCGGGATAAGAACTTCACAAAGATCGTTTCCCTGGCACCGGAGGTACTGTAA
- a CDS encoding DUF1611 domain-containing protein: MYLTADSRIALLMHEGTQSNMGKTGLSMLRYSSSPIVAVVDYQTAGRSLQELTGIPKAIPVVESVAAALAYHPTVLAIGIAPSGGKLPDPWFQELEQAVQSGLSLVNGLHTPLAQHPALAPHLGPNQWIWDVRQEPPGLTVGTGQASQLPCQRVLAVGTDMAVGKMSTILELNRAAQGRGLKSKVIATGQTNLMLGDDGVALDAVRVDYASGAVESAVLRYGHDYDYLFIEGQGSLLNPASTATLPLLRGSQPTHLILCHRAGQTHIANCPHVPIPPLPQVVDLYEQVSRAGGAFAGSKVVAIALNTGHLSQAEAAQALQEAQTATGLPCTDPFRHGVDLLLNAILAYPI; this comes from the coding sequence ATGTATCTCACTGCTGACAGTCGCATCGCCCTCCTCATGCACGAAGGCACCCAAAGCAACATGGGGAAAACGGGGCTGTCCATGCTGCGCTATAGCTCGTCCCCCATCGTGGCGGTGGTGGATTATCAGACCGCAGGACGTTCTCTCCAGGAACTCACAGGTATTCCAAAAGCCATTCCCGTTGTAGAGTCGGTGGCAGCGGCCCTAGCCTATCACCCCACCGTGCTGGCCATCGGCATTGCTCCCTCCGGCGGCAAACTTCCCGATCCGTGGTTCCAGGAACTAGAGCAGGCCGTTCAATCAGGACTGAGCCTGGTCAACGGCCTGCACACGCCCCTCGCCCAGCATCCGGCCCTTGCGCCGCACCTGGGGCCAAACCAGTGGATTTGGGATGTGCGCCAAGAACCGCCAGGGCTCACCGTCGGCACGGGGCAAGCCAGCCAGCTCCCTTGCCAACGAGTTTTGGCTGTTGGCACCGATATGGCCGTCGGCAAAATGTCCACCATTTTGGAACTCAACCGGGCGGCACAGGGGCGAGGGTTGAAGTCGAAAGTCATTGCCACAGGCCAAACCAACCTCATGTTGGGCGACGATGGCGTTGCCCTCGATGCCGTGCGGGTAGATTACGCCTCTGGAGCCGTTGAATCCGCTGTCCTGCGCTACGGCCACGACTACGATTACCTGTTTATCGAAGGTCAGGGATCTTTGCTAAACCCGGCCTCCACAGCGACGCTACCGCTCCTGCGCGGCTCCCAGCCCACCCACCTCATCCTCTGCCACAGGGCAGGACAAACCCACATCGCCAATTGTCCCCACGTCCCGATTCCGCCCCTCCCTCAAGTCGTCGATCTTTACGAACAAGTCTCCAGAGCCGGGGGAGCCTTTGCAGGCAGCAAGGTGGTCGCCATTGCGTTGAATACCGGGCATCTTTCCCAGGCAGAAGCAGCCCAAGCCCTTCAAGAGGCCCAAACCGCCACAGGTCTACCCTGCACCGATCCCTTCCGCCACGGCGTCGATCTGTTACTGAATGCGATTCTAGCTTATCCCATTTGA
- a CDS encoding mandelate racemase/muconate lactonizing enzyme family protein — protein MELSVQPFTVHKRVPLTISRGTTANSTNLWLKIQADGIEGWGEAAPFSIGTTHQTLEQLQQDFAHLSSLLANYHPWDRQAIEAAIQPLNLQSASRAALDVALWDWCGKATQQPIWKLLGLDLSQISPTSVTVGIMAPSDACQRAQDWLQQTQARSIKIKLGQPAGLEADQAMFQAIAEGIPTDIRLSVDANGGWNLDQAITMAQWLGERGITHLEQPLPVGLDHQLPQLRQQSPVPVFVDESCFNTADIPRLASLADGINIKLMKAGGLTEVLRMIHVARACRLQVMFGCYSDSSLANGAMAQLSPLADYLDLDSHLNLRDDPFTGLTLAQGCLLPPSTPGLGLTHVSHC, from the coding sequence ATGGAACTGTCCGTTCAGCCCTTCACCGTCCACAAGCGGGTACCGCTCACCATCAGTCGCGGCACCACGGCCAACTCCACCAACCTCTGGCTCAAAATTCAAGCCGACGGCATCGAGGGCTGGGGCGAGGCGGCTCCCTTTTCCATCGGCACCACGCACCAAACCCTGGAGCAGCTTCAGCAAGACTTTGCTCATCTGTCATCCCTCTTGGCGAATTATCATCCCTGGGATCGCCAAGCCATTGAAGCCGCCATCCAACCCCTAAACCTTCAGTCCGCCAGCCGCGCCGCCCTGGATGTGGCCCTGTGGGACTGGTGTGGTAAGGCTACGCAGCAGCCGATTTGGAAACTGCTGGGGCTAGATCTGAGTCAAATTTCCCCAACCTCCGTCACCGTGGGGATTATGGCCCCCAGTGACGCCTGTCAACGCGCCCAGGACTGGCTACAGCAAACCCAGGCGCGGTCGATCAAAATCAAGCTGGGCCAGCCCGCCGGACTGGAGGCCGATCAGGCGATGTTCCAGGCTATCGCCGAGGGCATTCCCACCGATATTCGCCTCAGCGTTGATGCCAATGGCGGCTGGAACCTCGATCAAGCCATCACCATGGCCCAATGGCTGGGGGAACGCGGCATCACCCACCTCGAACAACCACTGCCCGTCGGTCTCGATCACCAACTGCCCCAACTCCGACAACAGTCTCCCGTCCCTGTGTTTGTGGACGAAAGCTGCTTCAACACCGCCGATATTCCGCGCCTCGCCAGCTTAGCCGATGGCATTAACATTAAACTGATGAAAGCGGGGGGCCTCACCGAGGTGCTGCGGATGATTCACGTCGCCCGCGCCTGTAGGTTGCAGGTGATGTTCGGCTGTTATTCCGACAGCAGCCTCGCCAACGGAGCCATGGCCCAACTGTCTCCCCTGGCCGACTACCTCGACCTCGATAGCCACCTCAACCTGCGAGACGATCCCTTCACCGGGCTCACGCTGGCCCAAGGATGCCTCCTCCCCCCCTCAACTCCCGGACTTGGACTCACCCATGTATCTCACTGCTGA
- the rpsC gene encoding 30S ribosomal protein S3, with translation MGHKIHPTGFRLGVVQEHRSRWFAEGMRYPELLQEDHRIREYVQKTLNNAGIADIRIERKADQIDLEVRTARPGVVVGRGGAGIESLRVGLQKLLKDSSRQIRVNVVEVSRVDADAALVAEYIIQQLERRVSFRRVVRQAIQRAQRAGVEGIKIQVSGRLNGAEIARTEWTREGRVPLHTLRADVDYAYTTAQTTYGILGVKVWIFKGEIIPGQEEQAPAPSNAQPRRRQPRRRQQFEDRSNEE, from the coding sequence GTGGGACACAAGATTCATCCAACCGGGTTTCGCCTAGGCGTGGTTCAGGAGCACCGCTCCCGCTGGTTTGCGGAGGGAATGCGCTACCCTGAACTGCTCCAAGAGGATCATCGTATTCGCGAGTATGTTCAGAAGACCCTGAACAACGCGGGGATCGCCGATATTCGGATCGAGCGCAAGGCCGATCAGATTGATCTCGAAGTTCGCACCGCCCGTCCTGGGGTGGTGGTGGGCCGAGGCGGTGCCGGGATTGAATCCCTCCGGGTGGGTCTGCAAAAGCTGCTGAAGGATTCTAGCCGTCAAATTCGGGTCAACGTGGTGGAAGTGAGCCGCGTGGATGCCGATGCGGCCCTGGTGGCGGAATACATCATTCAACAACTGGAGCGTCGGGTGTCCTTCCGCCGCGTGGTGCGTCAGGCCATCCAGCGGGCTCAGCGGGCTGGGGTTGAAGGCATCAAAATCCAGGTGAGCGGTCGTCTGAACGGGGCTGAAATTGCCCGGACAGAGTGGACTCGCGAAGGTCGGGTGCCCCTACACACCCTGCGGGCCGATGTGGACTACGCCTACACTACCGCCCAAACCACCTACGGCATCCTGGGCGTTAAGGTCTGGATCTTCAAGGGTGAGATTATCCCTGGCCAAGAAGAGCAGGCTCCGGCCCCCAGCAATGCCCAGCCTCGTCGCCGTCAGCCTCGCCGTCGCCAGCAATTTGAAGATCGCTCCAACGAAGAATAA
- the rplE gene encoding 50S ribosomal protein L5 yields MTDQLKTFYKDTVVPKLMEQFKYENIHQVPKVVKVTVNRGLGEASQNAKALESSLNELALITGQRPVVTRAKKAIAGFKIRQGMPVGVAVTLRADRMYSFLNRLINLALPRIRDFRGISPKSFDGRGNYTLGLREQLIFPEIEYDGIDQIRGMDITIVTTANTDEEGRALLKALGMPFRDN; encoded by the coding sequence ATGACAGACCAGCTCAAAACGTTCTACAAAGACACCGTCGTACCGAAACTGATGGAACAGTTTAAGTACGAAAACATCCACCAGGTGCCTAAGGTGGTCAAAGTCACGGTAAACCGTGGCCTAGGGGAAGCTTCCCAAAACGCTAAGGCGTTGGAATCCTCCCTGAACGAACTGGCGCTGATTACGGGCCAACGTCCCGTCGTCACCCGCGCCAAGAAAGCCATTGCAGGCTTCAAAATTCGTCAAGGGATGCCTGTGGGGGTGGCCGTTACCCTCCGTGCGGATCGGATGTATTCCTTCCTGAACCGCCTGATCAACCTGGCTCTCCCCCGAATCCGTGACTTCCGTGGGATTAGCCCCAAGAGTTTTGATGGTCGTGGGAACTACACCCTGGGTCTGCGAGAACAGCTCATTTTTCCAGAGATTGAGTACGACGGTATCGATCAAATTCGCGGCATGGACATCACCATTGTGACCACGGCCAATACCGACGAAGAAGGGCGAGCGCTACTCAAGGCATTGGGTATGCCATTCCGGGACAACTAA
- the rplR gene encoding 50S ribosomal protein L18 — protein MKASRKELTRRRHARIRRRVFGTPERPRLAVFRSNQHIYAQIIDDTAHHTLAAASTLESDVLEKDASGATQEAAAAVGKALAERALKAGITQVVFDRGGKLYHGRVAALAEAAREAGLSL, from the coding sequence ATGAAAGCAAGTCGTAAAGAATTAACCCGTCGTCGCCACGCCCGCATCCGTCGGCGCGTGTTTGGCACCCCTGAGCGGCCTCGTCTGGCGGTATTTCGGTCTAACCAGCACATCTACGCTCAGATCATTGACGATACCGCCCATCACACCCTAGCGGCGGCGTCCACCCTGGAGTCCGACGTTCTCGAAAAAGACGCCTCCGGTGCTACCCAGGAAGCGGCGGCAGCGGTGGGTAAAGCGTTGGCGGAACGCGCTCTGAAGGCTGGGATTACCCAGGTGGTCTTTGACCGGGGCGGCAAGCTCTACCACGGTCGTGTGGCGGCTCTGGCAGAGGCGGCTCGGGAAGCAGGGCTAAGCCTGTAA
- the rpsE gene encoding 30S ribosomal protein S5, giving the protein MANRRKEARTKEKKTEWQERVVQIRRVTKVVKGGKKLSFRAIVVIGNEKGQVGVGVGKASDVIGAVKKGVADGKKHLVDVPLTRSNSIPHPSSGVGGGAKVFMRPAAPGTGVIAGGAVRTVLEMAGVKNVLAKQLGSNNPLNNARAAANALASLRTFSEVAEERDIPVENLYV; this is encoded by the coding sequence ATGGCAAACCGTCGTAAAGAAGCACGTACCAAAGAAAAGAAAACCGAGTGGCAAGAGCGGGTCGTTCAAATCCGCCGGGTGACGAAGGTGGTAAAAGGGGGCAAAAAGCTCAGCTTCCGGGCCATCGTGGTGATTGGCAATGAAAAAGGCCAGGTTGGCGTTGGCGTTGGTAAAGCCAGCGATGTGATCGGGGCCGTCAAAAAAGGCGTCGCCGATGGCAAAAAGCATCTGGTCGATGTGCCCCTCACTCGCTCCAACTCCATTCCCCATCCCTCCAGCGGTGTGGGCGGTGGTGCTAAGGTCTTCATGCGGCCTGCGGCTCCCGGTACCGGGGTAATTGCCGGGGGTGCCGTGCGTACCGTGCTAGAGATGGCGGGCGTGAAAAACGTGCTGGCCAAACAGCTTGGCTCTAACAACCCCCTCAACAACGCCCGCGCCGCAGCCAATGCCCTGGCCTCCCTCCGCACCTTCTCCGAGGTAGCCGAGGAACGCGACATTCCCGTTGAAAACCTGTACGTTTAG